From Aquabacter sp. L1I39, the proteins below share one genomic window:
- the pssA gene encoding CDP-diacylglycerol--serine O-phosphatidyltransferase, translated as MSTPFQPLDPEGEPGPRFGRIGRIPLRVLLPNLVTLLALCSGLTAVRMAIESRMELALAAIVFAAILDGVDGRLARALKGTSKFGAELDSLADFVNFGCAPALILYMWGLDQVGSIGWIGALIFAICAALRLARFNVMLDDPDRPAFAADFFTGVPAPAGAITVLLPVYLELIGLPHGVMSAPVALVYCLGIGVLMISKVPAWSGKTLGKRVRKDMVLPLFVLFALFAGLLASYPWLVLAVCSLIYLALLPISTMRYRRLMAIHLAEKATAGPTGESPTA; from the coding sequence ATGAGCACGCCGTTCCAGCCGCTCGATCCCGAAGGCGAGCCCGGCCCGCGATTTGGCCGTATCGGGCGCATTCCGCTGCGCGTGCTTCTGCCGAACCTCGTCACCCTTCTCGCCTTGTGCTCCGGCCTGACGGCGGTGCGCATGGCCATTGAGAGCCGGATGGAGCTGGCGCTCGCCGCCATCGTCTTCGCGGCCATCCTGGATGGCGTGGACGGGCGGCTGGCGCGGGCGCTCAAGGGCACCTCCAAGTTCGGCGCCGAATTGGACAGCCTGGCGGATTTCGTGAATTTCGGCTGCGCGCCCGCCCTCATCCTTTATATGTGGGGCCTCGATCAGGTGGGCTCCATCGGCTGGATCGGTGCCCTCATCTTCGCCATCTGTGCGGCGCTGCGCCTGGCGCGGTTCAACGTGATGCTGGATGATCCGGACCGTCCGGCCTTTGCGGCTGATTTCTTTACTGGCGTTCCGGCCCCGGCGGGGGCCATTACGGTGCTGCTGCCGGTCTATCTGGAACTGATCGGCTTGCCTCACGGCGTCATGAGCGCGCCGGTGGCCCTCGTTTATTGCCTCGGCATCGGCGTACTGATGATTTCCAAGGTGCCCGCTTGGTCCGGCAAGACACTGGGCAAGCGCGTGCGCAAGGACATGGTGCTGCCTCTGTTCGTGCTCTTTGCGCTTTTTGCGGGCTTGCTGGCCAGTTATCCCTGGCTGGTGCTGGCCGTGTGCAGCCTCATCTATCTCGCGCTCCTGCCAATTTCCACCATGCGCTACCGTCGCCTTATGGCGATTCATCTCGCGGAAAAGGCGACGGCAGGCCCCACCGGCGAGTCGCCCACGGCATGA
- a CDS encoding ABC transporter substrate-binding protein: MNRREFMKSASVTALATGSVAAPAVFSPAEAEGRAETLLIVSESGPNNLDIQGVGTNVPGYEVAWNTYDRLITHPMKDVNGTPYYDRDKFEGQLAEEMILGDMSVTFKLKKDIVFHDGTPITAKDVKWSLDRAVSVGGFPTFQMKAGSLEKPEQFVVVDDRTVRIDFIRKDRLTIPDLAVIVPSIYNSELVKKNATEKDPWGLEYTKQNTAGSGPYKVTKWTPGTEVIFERNDKWVGGVPKMKRIIWRMVPSAGNRRALLERGDADVSYDLPNKDFVELKESGKLTIISTPYSNGLQYMGMNVTKPPFDNVKVRQAMAYAMPYQKIMDAVLFGLSKPMYGAPADTQTQVAWPQPTKYTTDLAKAKALLAEAGYPDGFETEISFDLGFAGVNEPLCVLVQENLAQIGIKTTINKIPGANWRTELNKKVMPLFTNVFSGWLDYPEYFFFWCYHGNNSVFNTMSYQSKAMDAFIDGARSAAANGDKAAYDADIKGMVDLAFADVPRIPLFQPYVNVAMQKNVSGYQYWFHRRLNYATFQKS, encoded by the coding sequence ATGAATCGTCGTGAGTTCATGAAGTCCGCCTCCGTTACCGCGCTTGCCACCGGATCCGTGGCCGCGCCGGCGGTATTCTCGCCGGCCGAGGCGGAGGGGCGCGCGGAGACGTTGCTGATCGTGTCGGAAAGCGGGCCCAACAATCTGGACATTCAGGGCGTCGGCACCAATGTTCCCGGCTATGAGGTGGCCTGGAACACCTATGATCGCCTGATCACGCATCCCATGAAGGACGTGAACGGCACGCCCTATTACGACCGCGACAAGTTCGAGGGCCAGCTCGCCGAAGAGATGATCCTTGGCGACATGTCGGTGACCTTCAAGCTGAAGAAAGACATCGTCTTCCACGACGGCACCCCCATCACCGCCAAGGATGTAAAGTGGTCGCTGGACCGCGCCGTCTCCGTGGGTGGCTTCCCGACCTTCCAGATGAAGGCCGGTTCGCTGGAGAAGCCCGAGCAGTTCGTGGTGGTGGACGACCGCACCGTGCGTATCGACTTCATCCGCAAGGACCGGCTCACCATTCCCGATCTCGCGGTGATCGTGCCCTCCATCTACAATTCGGAGCTGGTGAAGAAGAACGCCACCGAGAAGGACCCCTGGGGTCTCGAATATACCAAGCAGAACACCGCTGGCTCCGGTCCCTACAAGGTGACCAAATGGACCCCCGGCACCGAAGTCATCTTCGAGCGCAATGACAAGTGGGTCGGCGGCGTGCCCAAGATGAAGCGCATCATCTGGCGCATGGTGCCCTCCGCCGGCAACCGCCGGGCGCTCCTGGAACGGGGCGATGCGGACGTGTCCTACGACCTGCCCAACAAGGATTTCGTGGAGCTGAAGGAGAGCGGCAAGCTCACCATCATCTCGACGCCGTACTCTAACGGCCTGCAATATATGGGCATGAACGTCACCAAGCCGCCCTTCGACAATGTGAAGGTGCGCCAGGCCATGGCCTATGCCATGCCCTACCAGAAGATCATGGACGCCGTGCTGTTCGGCCTGTCCAAGCCCATGTACGGCGCCCCCGCCGACACCCAGACCCAGGTCGCCTGGCCCCAGCCCACCAAATACACCACCGATCTTGCCAAGGCGAAGGCGCTGCTGGCGGAGGCGGGCTATCCCGACGGCTTCGAGACCGAGATTTCCTTCGACCTCGGCTTTGCCGGCGTCAACGAGCCGCTCTGCGTGCTCGTCCAGGAAAACCTCGCCCAGATCGGCATCAAGACCACCATCAACAAGATCCCGGGCGCCAACTGGCGGACCGAGCTCAACAAGAAGGTGATGCCGCTCTTCACCAACGTCTTCTCGGGTTGGTTGGACTATCCCGAATACTTTTTCTTCTGGTGCTATCACGGCAACAATTCCGTGTTCAACACCATGAGCTACCAGTCCAAGGCCATGGACGCCTTCATCGACGGCGCCCGCTCTGCCGCCGCCAATGGCGACAAGGCGGCCTATGACGCGGACATCAAGGGCATGGTGGACCTTGCCTTCGCCGACGTGCCGCGCATCCCGCTGTTCCAGCCTTATGTGAACGTCGCCATGCAGAAGAACGTGTCGGGCTATCAATACTGGTTCCACCGCCGCCTGAACTACGCGACCTTCCAGAAGAGCTGA
- a CDS encoding ABC transporter permease — MLKLIASRLATAIPSLIGVVIVTFLLTRVLPGDTAAYFAGPAATPQAIAEIRAKLGLDKSLPEQFMDYVGALAKGDLGTSLSTGQPVAHEIATRLPASAELTLSGLILALAIAIPFGIAAAVKQGSWVDHACRVITTAGVSLPVFFTGLLLVYVFYFKLGWAPAPLGRLDAFATAPNDVTGFFVLDSLIAGDFETFRAALAQLVIPALTLAIFALAPIARMTRASMLSVLSSEFVRTARAAGLTPYKVIIVYAFRNALLPVITTLGMVFSFLLGANVLVEKVFAWPGIGSYAVEALITSDYAPVQGFVLAMAILYVALNLVIDIAYGIIDPRARSEA; from the coding sequence ATGCTCAAGCTGATCGCCAGTCGCCTCGCCACCGCGATCCCAAGCCTCATTGGCGTGGTGATCGTCACGTTCCTGCTCACGCGCGTCCTGCCAGGCGACACGGCTGCCTATTTTGCAGGCCCCGCCGCCACGCCGCAGGCCATCGCCGAGATCCGCGCCAAGCTCGGCCTGGACAAGTCGCTGCCCGAACAATTCATGGATTATGTGGGCGCCCTGGCGAAGGGGGACCTGGGCACCTCGCTCTCCACCGGCCAGCCGGTCGCCCATGAGATCGCCACCCGCCTGCCGGCCTCCGCTGAACTCACGTTATCCGGCCTCATCCTGGCGCTGGCCATCGCCATCCCCTTCGGCATTGCCGCGGCTGTGAAGCAGGGGTCATGGGTTGACCATGCCTGCCGCGTCATCACCACGGCGGGCGTCTCGCTGCCGGTCTTCTTCACCGGCCTGCTGCTGGTTTATGTCTTCTACTTCAAGCTGGGATGGGCGCCCGCGCCCTTGGGGCGGCTCGATGCCTTCGCCACGGCGCCGAATGATGTGACCGGCTTCTTCGTCCTCGACAGCCTGATCGCCGGCGACTTCGAGACCTTTCGCGCCGCCTTGGCACAGCTTGTGATCCCGGCGCTGACGCTCGCCATCTTCGCGCTGGCGCCCATCGCCCGCATGACCCGCGCCTCCATGCTCTCCGTGCTGTCCTCCGAGTTTGTTCGCACGGCGCGGGCGGCGGGGCTGACCCCCTACAAGGTCATCATCGTCTACGCGTTCCGGAACGCCCTGCTGCCGGTCATCACCACGCTCGGCATGGTGTTCTCCTTCCTGCTGGGCGCCAATGTGCTGGTGGAGAAGGTTTTCGCCTGGCCGGGCATCGGCTCCTATGCGGTGGAAGCGCTCATCACCTCCGATTACGCGCCGGTGCAGGGCTTCGTGCTCGCCATGGCCATCCTCTACGTCGCCCTCAACCTGGTGATCGACATTGCCTATGGCATCATCGATCCGCGCGCCCGGAGCGAAGCATGA
- a CDS encoding ABC transporter permease, with protein MTLANPADAPGPSRSQSPLVATLKHAQYVISDNPVTGLAFGMALVLILAALIGPYVVPYDPLASDTKIALQAPSWAHWFGTDQLGRDIFSRVVVATRLDLAIAVFSVALVFAVGGIAGIAAGFFGGWTDRIVGRISDTIMAFPLFVLAMGIVAALGNTVTNIVIATAIINFPLYARVARAEAAIRRQAGFVQAARLTGNGEWRIMLTQILPNIMPIMMVQMSLTMGYAILNAAGLSFIGLGVRPPTAEWGIMVAEGATYIISGEWWIALFPGLALMFAVFCFNLLGDGLRDIVDPQRRT; from the coding sequence ATGACCCTCGCCAATCCCGCCGACGCCCCCGGGCCGTCCCGCAGCCAGAGCCCGCTCGTCGCCACCCTCAAGCATGCCCAATATGTGATCTCGGACAATCCGGTCACCGGGCTCGCCTTCGGCATGGCGCTGGTGCTCATCCTCGCCGCGCTCATCGGCCCCTATGTGGTGCCCTATGATCCGCTGGCCAGCGACACCAAGATCGCCCTTCAGGCCCCGTCCTGGGCCCATTGGTTCGGCACCGACCAACTGGGCCGGGACATCTTCTCCCGCGTGGTGGTGGCAACGCGGCTCGACCTTGCCATCGCCGTCTTCTCGGTGGCCCTGGTGTTCGCGGTGGGCGGCATTGCCGGCATCGCGGCAGGCTTCTTCGGCGGCTGGACCGACCGCATCGTCGGGCGCATCTCCGACACCATCATGGCCTTTCCGCTCTTCGTGCTGGCCATGGGCATCGTGGCGGCGCTGGGCAATACGGTGACGAACATCGTCATTGCCACCGCCATCATCAACTTCCCGCTTTATGCCCGCGTCGCCCGCGCCGAGGCGGCGATCCGCCGGCAGGCGGGCTTCGTCCAGGCGGCCCGGCTCACCGGCAACGGCGAATGGCGGATCATGCTCACGCAGATCCTGCCCAACATCATGCCCATCATGATGGTGCAGATGTCGCTGACCATGGGCTACGCCATCCTCAATGCCGCCGGCCTGTCCTTCATCGGCCTCGGCGTGCGTCCGCCCACGGCGGAGTGGGGCATCATGGTGGCGGAGGGCGCCACCTACATCATTTCCGGCGAATGGTGGATCGCCCTGTTTCCGGGCCTTGCGCTGATGTTCGCCGTCTTCTGCTTCAACCTGCTGGGCGATGGTCTGCGCGACATCGTCGATCCCCAGCGCCGCACCTGA